The Skermanella pratensis genome has a window encoding:
- a CDS encoding glycosyltransferase family 4 protein — protein sequence MPEDDRPEILPAVPPRPAAQALKVVFFVSEDWWFCLHWLNLAVRLKERGYRIAVICNVGTDHARIEQAGFEVVPLRLDRSGLNVLNDVRIASALISYLRRERPDLIHCVGMKPILIGTLASRLVGGIRILNHFAGLGYLFSSSHLKARLLRPLVMLGMRAAFAGHEVHLVTMNATDRDVLMGWKLRRPDHVHVIGGTGLDLDRYPVLPFPAAGPVTIAITTRMIEDKGLAPLVEAFRKVRAAVPDAELLLVGRQDGRNPTAIPEEQLEDWNREPGITWLGHVDRIAEEVWAKAHIAVLPSRREGLPVSLLEAAACGRPMVATDVPGCRDVVVDGVNGLTVPLGDTAALARALERLASSEELRRRYGAAARELVETRFSLAVIGDRVAGLYRRLVEAPGTAEAEAGR from the coding sequence ATGCCTGAAGACGACAGACCCGAAATTCTCCCCGCAGTTCCGCCCCGGCCCGCCGCGCAGGCCCTGAAGGTGGTCTTCTTCGTGTCCGAGGACTGGTGGTTCTGCCTGCACTGGCTGAACCTCGCCGTGCGGCTGAAGGAGCGGGGCTACCGCATCGCGGTGATCTGCAATGTCGGGACCGACCACGCGCGGATCGAGCAGGCGGGCTTCGAGGTCGTCCCGCTGCGGCTGGACCGCTCCGGCCTCAACGTCCTGAACGACGTCCGGATCGCCTCGGCGCTGATCTCCTATCTCCGGCGCGAACGGCCCGACCTGATCCACTGCGTCGGCATGAAGCCGATCCTGATCGGCACCCTGGCCTCCCGGCTGGTCGGGGGCATCCGCATCCTCAACCATTTCGCCGGGCTGGGATACCTGTTCTCCTCCAGCCACCTGAAGGCGCGGCTGCTGCGCCCGCTGGTGATGCTCGGCATGCGGGCCGCCTTCGCCGGTCACGAGGTGCATCTCGTGACCATGAACGCGACGGACCGCGACGTGCTGATGGGCTGGAAGCTCCGCCGGCCGGACCATGTCCACGTGATCGGCGGCACCGGCCTGGATCTGGACCGCTACCCGGTCCTGCCTTTCCCCGCCGCCGGCCCCGTGACGATCGCGATCACCACGCGGATGATCGAGGACAAGGGCCTGGCCCCGCTGGTCGAGGCGTTCCGGAAGGTGCGCGCGGCGGTGCCGGACGCGGAGCTGCTGCTGGTCGGCCGGCAGGACGGCCGCAACCCGACCGCAATCCCCGAGGAGCAGCTCGAGGACTGGAACCGGGAACCCGGCATCACCTGGCTCGGCCATGTCGACCGGATCGCCGAGGAGGTCTGGGCGAAAGCCCATATCGCCGTGCTGCCGTCGCGCCGCGAGGGCCTGCCGGTCAGCCTGCTCGAGGCGGCGGCGTGCGGACGCCCGATGGTTGCGACCGACGTTCCGGGCTGCCGCGACGTCGTCGTGGACGGGGTCAACGGACTGACCGTGCCGCTGGGCGATACGGCGGCCCTGGCCCGGGCCCTGGAGCGGCTGGCGTCCTCGGAGGAACTGCGCCGGCGCTACGGCGCCGCGGCGCGCGAGCTGGTCGAGACGCGGTTTTCCCTGGCTGTCATCGGCGACCGGGTCGCCGGCCTGTACCGCCGCCTCGTTGAGGCGCCCGGCACGGCGGAGGCGGAGGCGGGCAGGTGA